Proteins encoded within one genomic window of Paenarthrobacter sp. JL.01a:
- a CDS encoding ArsR/SmtB family transcription factor → MEQEVGHPDTLDRAFMALADPVRRAIVARLSRGDATVNELAEPFAITKQAVSKHIQVLEHAGLVTRSRDAQRRPVHLDAAALERMTAWIDQYRLIAESSYRRLDQLLATSEQEQETKEEPK, encoded by the coding sequence ATGGAACAGGAAGTCGGCCACCCCGACACCTTGGACAGGGCCTTCATGGCACTGGCCGATCCGGTCCGGCGGGCCATTGTTGCCCGGCTCTCCCGGGGAGATGCCACCGTCAACGAGCTCGCGGAACCGTTCGCCATCACCAAGCAGGCAGTGTCCAAGCACATTCAGGTCCTGGAACATGCAGGACTGGTGACCCGTTCCCGCGACGCCCAGCGCAGGCCCGTCCATCTGGACGCCGCCGCCCTTGAACGCATGACGGCGTGGATCGACCAGTACCGCCTGATCGCCGAGTCCAGCTACAGGAGGCTCGACCAACTGCTCGCCACCTCCGAACAGGAACAAGAAACAAAGGAAGAACCGAAATGA
- a CDS encoding serine hydrolase domain-containing protein — MHSQMVAPGFEPVAELFARFLDQDPEYSAQVAAYHRGVKVVDLSGGPHIRPDSVTGVFSCSKGMAGLVIALLVQDGQLDLDAEVVKYWPEFGVEGKASITVAQLLSHQAGLLGPEGGLTLDEVNDSSLAAAKLAKLPPLWKPGASFGYHALSIGIFMEELCRRITGRPLQEVFEHRIRSVAGAHFYLGLPEAEDSRFAPFRWAADPSWPWVDPASHFGLATNAAVGDILDLPNIREVRAAGLSSAAGVSSAEGMARIYAAALTGLAGDAGVAPLLTEGTITTVTAEQVFGIDRVFGETGCFGTVFMKSHSRMPFGSYRAFGHDGASASLGFADPVYELGFGYVPQQAEPGGVGCRNFLLSAAVREVIAGSAA; from the coding sequence ATGCACTCACAGATGGTCGCCCCAGGTTTTGAACCCGTCGCTGAACTTTTTGCCCGTTTCCTGGATCAGGATCCGGAGTACTCGGCCCAGGTGGCTGCGTACCATCGCGGCGTCAAAGTGGTGGACCTGAGCGGAGGACCGCACATCCGCCCCGACTCGGTGACCGGAGTGTTCTCCTGCTCCAAAGGCATGGCCGGCCTGGTCATCGCCTTGCTGGTGCAAGACGGGCAACTGGACCTCGACGCCGAGGTGGTGAAGTACTGGCCGGAATTCGGGGTGGAAGGCAAAGCCTCCATCACCGTTGCCCAGCTCCTGTCACATCAAGCCGGGTTGTTGGGCCCGGAGGGCGGCCTGACTCTGGACGAAGTAAATGATTCCAGCCTCGCCGCTGCCAAGCTCGCCAAGCTCCCGCCGCTATGGAAGCCTGGCGCCTCCTTCGGCTACCACGCCCTGAGCATCGGGATCTTCATGGAGGAGCTGTGCCGGCGGATCACCGGCCGGCCGCTTCAGGAGGTTTTCGAGCACCGTATCCGGTCGGTCGCCGGCGCACATTTTTACCTTGGACTTCCGGAAGCCGAGGATTCCCGCTTCGCGCCCTTCCGTTGGGCAGCTGATCCTTCGTGGCCTTGGGTGGACCCGGCCAGCCACTTCGGCCTGGCAACGAATGCGGCAGTGGGTGACATCCTTGATTTGCCGAATATCCGGGAAGTCCGGGCTGCCGGGTTGAGCTCCGCGGCGGGCGTGTCCAGCGCAGAGGGCATGGCGAGGATTTATGCAGCCGCGCTGACCGGCCTGGCCGGGGACGCCGGCGTCGCGCCCCTCCTGACGGAGGGCACCATCACAACGGTAACCGCCGAACAGGTCTTCGGCATCGACAGAGTGTTCGGCGAGACCGGTTGCTTCGGCACCGTCTTCATGAAATCGCACTCCAGGATGCCCTTCGGCAGCTACCGCGCCTTCGGGCACGACGGTGCCAGCGCATCACTGGGGTTTGCCGATCCCGTTTACGAGCTCGGTTTTGGCTATGTACCCCAGCAGGCCGAACCCGGGGGAGTGGGATGCCGCAATTTCCTGCTGAGCGCCGCCGTGCGGGAAGTCATCGCCGGGTCGGCTGCCTAG
- a CDS encoding SDR family NAD(P)-dependent oxidoreductase has product MTMTYSGTTALITGASSGLGAEFARRFAARGSNLVLVARRVDRLEDLAQQLRSEHGVTVTVLPMDLGRAGVGAELFNELSGRGIAVDTLINNAGFGTHGALVEEDPAVIASEIALNVAALVDITRAFLPAMLTSGKGALVNVASTAAFQPIPGMAVYGATKAFVLSFTEALAHEAKDSGISVLALCPGATKTEFFEVLGSQSAAVGAMQTSAQVVETALKALDRKVTPGSVVSGWMNRVAAGFAQRLPRAVTVAIAARAVQDW; this is encoded by the coding sequence ATGACCATGACCTACTCCGGTACCACCGCGCTCATCACGGGAGCCAGTTCCGGGCTTGGCGCGGAATTCGCGCGGCGCTTCGCCGCCCGTGGCTCCAACCTTGTCCTGGTTGCCAGGCGGGTGGATCGCCTGGAAGACCTGGCGCAGCAACTGCGGAGTGAACACGGCGTCACGGTGACGGTGCTCCCGATGGACCTCGGCCGGGCCGGTGTGGGGGCGGAGCTTTTCAACGAACTGTCTGGACGCGGCATCGCCGTGGACACCCTCATCAACAACGCAGGCTTCGGTACCCATGGGGCCTTGGTGGAGGAAGATCCAGCGGTCATAGCGTCGGAGATCGCGCTCAATGTTGCCGCCTTGGTTGATATCACGCGGGCTTTCCTGCCTGCAATGCTCACCTCCGGCAAGGGCGCGTTGGTGAATGTGGCCAGCACGGCTGCCTTCCAGCCGATTCCCGGGATGGCTGTCTACGGCGCCACCAAGGCCTTCGTCCTGAGCTTCACCGAGGCCTTAGCCCACGAAGCCAAGGACTCCGGGATCAGTGTCCTGGCACTATGCCCGGGAGCCACAAAGACGGAGTTCTTCGAGGTCCTCGGTAGCCAGTCGGCCGCAGTGGGAGCCATGCAGACCTCGGCCCAGGTGGTGGAGACGGCCCTCAAGGCTTTGGACCGCAAGGTGACTCCGGGCAGCGTCGTCTCAGGATGGATGAACCGGGTGGCCGCAGGATTCGCCCAGCGACTGCCCAGGGCCGTTACCGTGGCGATCGCCGCACGCGCCGTCCAGGATTGGTAG
- a CDS encoding TetR/AcrR family transcriptional regulator translates to MTEQPYHHGKLREALLERAMETLEEVGVDGLSLRQLARDVNVSHGAPAKHFRDKQALIDALAMAGFELMNSRIQTASEAGGSLRERFVGVAKAYVGFALAHPALLTVMYSTKHHPGSSTELRNTGGQGIEIAQAMIVEAQEAGELAPGDPATLAMVCFVSLHGAALLAAGKHLEGIPVSDAIAATTDTLWAGMAAGVPAAQSR, encoded by the coding sequence ATGACCGAGCAGCCCTACCACCATGGAAAACTCCGCGAAGCCCTTCTGGAGCGTGCCATGGAGACCCTTGAAGAGGTCGGCGTCGACGGGCTTTCCCTCAGGCAGCTCGCGCGGGATGTCAACGTCAGCCACGGGGCACCGGCCAAGCATTTCCGGGACAAGCAGGCGCTGATCGACGCCTTGGCCATGGCTGGCTTCGAGTTGATGAACAGCCGCATCCAGACCGCTTCGGAGGCCGGTGGCAGCCTGCGGGAGCGGTTCGTCGGCGTCGCGAAGGCGTATGTGGGATTCGCATTGGCCCACCCCGCCCTGCTGACCGTTATGTACTCCACGAAGCACCACCCCGGTTCAAGTACCGAGCTGCGGAACACCGGCGGTCAAGGAATCGAGATAGCGCAGGCAATGATCGTCGAGGCACAGGAAGCCGGCGAGCTGGCCCCCGGCGACCCGGCCACATTGGCCATGGTCTGCTTCGTCAGCCTCCACGGCGCGGCGCTCCTCGCTGCCGGCAAGCACTTGGAAGGAATTCCGGTGAGCGACGCCATTGCGGCAACCACGGATACGTTGTGGGCAGGAATGGCCGCAGGCGTGCCGGCCGCCCAGTCCCGCTAG
- the gluQRS gene encoding tRNA glutamyl-Q(34) synthetase GluQRS: MTSAGRFAPSPSGELHVGNLRTAVLAWLFAKSSGRDFLLRVEDLDRARSGAEAQQLRDLEAIGVTWDADVVRQTERAGHYEEAIQRLASQGLTYECFCTRKEIQEAPSAPHAPQGAYPGTCRRLSAAEREIRRASRPASIRLRSEATEWAVEDQLHGTFVGVVDDFVLRRNDGVTAYNLAVVVDDAAQGIDQVVRGDDLLPSTPRQAYLATLLGLPVPEYAHVPLVVNHDGVRLAKRDGAVTLDDLAAVGIPPEQVRALILGSLGLPAGTLQDALPAFEPQRLPKEPWVWITPPA; the protein is encoded by the coding sequence ATGACTTCCGCCGGGCGATTTGCCCCGAGCCCTTCGGGTGAACTCCACGTTGGCAATCTCCGTACGGCCGTGCTGGCCTGGCTGTTCGCAAAGTCCAGCGGTCGCGATTTCCTGCTGCGGGTGGAAGATCTCGATCGCGCCAGATCCGGCGCTGAGGCGCAGCAGCTCCGCGATTTGGAAGCCATCGGCGTCACTTGGGACGCCGACGTCGTTCGCCAGACCGAGCGCGCGGGCCACTACGAGGAGGCGATCCAGCGACTGGCGTCGCAGGGGCTCACCTATGAATGCTTTTGCACCCGCAAGGAAATCCAGGAAGCGCCGTCGGCCCCCCATGCTCCCCAAGGGGCTTACCCGGGCACGTGCCGGCGGCTGTCGGCGGCTGAAAGAGAGATACGGCGCGCTTCGCGTCCAGCATCCATCCGGCTGCGGTCCGAAGCCACGGAGTGGGCTGTTGAGGACCAGTTGCACGGCACTTTTGTGGGAGTGGTGGACGACTTCGTGCTGCGTCGGAATGACGGCGTGACCGCCTACAACCTGGCCGTGGTGGTCGACGACGCCGCTCAGGGAATCGACCAGGTGGTACGCGGCGACGACCTCCTGCCGTCCACCCCGCGACAGGCCTACCTCGCCACCCTTTTGGGCCTTCCCGTCCCCGAGTACGCGCACGTTCCGTTGGTGGTAAACCACGACGGCGTGAGGCTGGCAAAGCGCGACGGTGCCGTCACGCTGGACGACCTCGCCGCTGTCGGAATACCTCCCGAACAGGTGCGGGCCCTGATCCTTGGGTCCCTCGGCTTGCCCGCCGGGACCCTCCAGGACGCGCTTCCGGCGTTCGAACCGCAGCGGCTCCCCAAAGAGCCTTGGGTGTGGATAACTCCACCTGCCTGA
- a CDS encoding SRPBCC family protein — protein MSNPTTITADDGVPFVDTVREFDAPVSAVFKAHVDPDLLAKWLGPRNATLNVTKYDATTGGSWHYESGHEDSMFGFRGIFHTVETDALIIMTFEFDGAPNQVGISTTTFEEIDGRTRIVAHEVYPTVEARDMALATGMNYGVVEGYERLDELLAG, from the coding sequence ATGAGCAATCCAACCACCATCACCGCAGACGACGGCGTCCCCTTCGTCGACACAGTCCGGGAATTCGATGCGCCCGTCAGCGCGGTCTTCAAAGCCCACGTTGACCCCGACCTCCTGGCCAAATGGCTGGGGCCGCGCAACGCCACGCTGAACGTCACCAAGTACGACGCAACCACGGGCGGCAGCTGGCACTACGAGAGCGGGCACGAAGACTCCATGTTCGGCTTCCGCGGTATCTTCCACACGGTCGAAACCGATGCGCTTATCATCATGACGTTCGAATTTGACGGCGCCCCCAACCAAGTGGGCATCAGCACCACCACTTTCGAGGAAATCGACGGCCGCACCCGGATCGTCGCCCACGAGGTCTATCCGACCGTGGAAGCACGCGACATGGCGCTGGCTACAGGCATGAACTATGGCGTAGTTGAAGGGTATGAGCGCCTGGACGAGCTGCTTGCCGGTTAA
- a CDS encoding Lrp/AsnC family transcriptional regulator — protein MIDGIDRSILRHLKEDGRMTATALASKVGLTVAPCHRRLRDLESTGVIRGYRADIDPAAVGLGFEAIVFVTLRQVDRGTMAAFEARVTANPNIVEAQRLFGSPDYLLKVIAADLPAYQRFYDDELAALPAVERLTSTLVMKNLKTNIGPPV, from the coding sequence GTGATTGACGGTATAGACAGAAGTATTTTGCGTCACCTCAAAGAGGATGGTCGAATGACTGCCACGGCGTTGGCGTCCAAGGTCGGATTGACGGTGGCTCCCTGCCATCGCCGGCTCCGGGATCTGGAGTCGACGGGGGTGATTCGCGGATACCGTGCGGACATCGACCCTGCGGCTGTCGGGCTCGGGTTCGAAGCGATCGTGTTCGTTACCCTGCGCCAGGTGGACCGGGGAACTATGGCGGCTTTCGAAGCCAGGGTTACCGCCAACCCGAACATCGTGGAGGCCCAGCGGTTGTTTGGTTCCCCCGACTATCTGCTGAAGGTCATAGCAGCGGATTTGCCGGCCTACCAGCGCTTCTACGACGACGAGCTTGCCGCCCTGCCCGCGGTGGAACGACTCACGTCCACATTGGTCATGAAAAACCTTAAGACGAACATCGGGCCGCCGGTTTAG
- a CDS encoding WXG100 family type VII secretion target, with translation MAGNFYGADVAQLRQLAKELARNADNLTHLGQQLSGTITNSQWRGNDGDRFRHEWNSSHLRALQSAASGIKAASRNLLQNAGEQETASTQGGVGGAGSGGLGSGGSGQELTDLLNGMTPEERADYLRSDEFKKWALEHPQEAKAAMDAAADSGLIEKKSPEYSQFLSDYWNQQAMREMGMDPSTWDTSKGTEYNWETIKKVYDFYGQAFLANPDLQWAGMANMIGPSFAGGFKDMAMLRDLARQIADNPASDIPIPVLDQIEQLAGMTDAEIKFYETSMLDMNKEIFLDQARQHQAYMNGGIDEINRLRDSGAIDPATAKAWAQINSGDPAQVKEGNTALLYREQNEIIADDYDNMRNHPGGEAVTYMVTLAGEPSIPGAKSYPEVFPYKFSVESPGPQNLPFTNWDNPTQFRTDFTTGFPDGNIADADQRWALIKQDTLPAYQNLLANNPQQARDIIGSDFNGRVEQYRPTNNIPGIMDRFLDGFDAEVHQ, from the coding sequence GTGGCGGGTAACTTCTACGGCGCGGACGTCGCGCAGTTGCGGCAGTTGGCCAAGGAGCTTGCCCGCAACGCGGACAATCTCACGCATCTGGGTCAACAGTTATCCGGCACCATCACCAACAGTCAGTGGCGGGGGAACGACGGCGACCGCTTCCGTCACGAATGGAACAGCTCGCACCTGCGCGCCCTCCAAAGCGCGGCTTCCGGCATTAAGGCAGCCTCCCGGAATCTGTTGCAGAATGCCGGGGAACAGGAAACCGCGAGTACCCAGGGCGGGGTGGGCGGTGCCGGCTCCGGAGGCCTTGGTTCCGGCGGAAGCGGCCAGGAGCTCACGGATCTGTTGAACGGGATGACTCCCGAAGAGCGCGCGGATTACCTGCGCAGCGACGAGTTCAAGAAGTGGGCGCTCGAGCATCCCCAGGAAGCCAAAGCGGCCATGGACGCGGCAGCCGACTCGGGACTTATAGAGAAAAAGTCTCCCGAGTACTCCCAGTTCCTCAGCGACTATTGGAACCAGCAGGCCATGCGGGAGATGGGTATGGACCCTTCCACGTGGGACACCAGCAAGGGCACTGAGTACAACTGGGAGACCATCAAGAAGGTCTACGACTTCTACGGTCAGGCATTTCTGGCCAATCCGGACCTCCAGTGGGCCGGCATGGCCAACATGATCGGCCCATCCTTCGCCGGCGGATTCAAGGACATGGCCATGCTGCGAGATCTGGCACGGCAGATCGCAGACAATCCCGCGTCGGATATCCCCATCCCGGTACTCGACCAAATCGAGCAGCTCGCCGGCATGACTGATGCCGAGATCAAGTTCTACGAGACCTCCATGCTGGACATGAACAAAGAGATCTTCCTGGACCAGGCCCGGCAGCACCAGGCCTACATGAATGGCGGCATTGACGAGATCAACCGCCTCCGTGACTCCGGCGCCATCGACCCAGCTACCGCAAAGGCGTGGGCGCAGATTAATTCGGGCGACCCGGCACAGGTCAAGGAGGGCAACACGGCCCTGCTGTACCGGGAGCAGAACGAGATCATCGCCGACGATTACGACAACATGCGCAACCACCCGGGCGGGGAAGCCGTGACCTACATGGTGACGCTGGCAGGTGAACCCTCCATTCCCGGAGCAAAGAGCTACCCCGAAGTGTTCCCGTACAAGTTCAGCGTGGAAAGCCCTGGGCCACAGAACCTCCCGTTCACCAATTGGGACAACCCAACGCAGTTCCGCACGGACTTCACCACTGGATTCCCCGACGGCAACATTGCCGACGCCGATCAACGCTGGGCCCTGATCAAGCAGGACACCCTCCCGGCCTACCAAAACCTCCTGGCCAACAATCCACAGCAGGCCCGGGACATCATCGGCTCGGACTTCAACGGCCGTGTTGAGCAGTACAGGCCCACCAACAACATTCCGGGCATCATGGACCGGTTCCTGGATGGCTTTGACGCAGAGGTCCACCAATGA
- a CDS encoding Lrp/AsnC family transcriptional regulator: MQELDATDRRILAALDDDPRVPIMVLAQKLHLARGTVQSRLERMTASGALRANSSRVLPSALGRGVAAAVSAELDQSHLNQAIAALRKIPEVLECHAPAGDTDLIIRVVARSPDDLYRVSEEIRLCPGIVRTSTSMFLREVIPYRTTGLLSE; the protein is encoded by the coding sequence TTGCAGGAACTGGACGCTACGGACCGCCGGATCCTGGCCGCGCTCGACGACGATCCCCGTGTACCCATCATGGTCCTGGCGCAGAAATTGCACCTGGCGCGCGGGACAGTGCAGTCCCGCCTGGAACGGATGACGGCGTCCGGTGCATTGCGGGCCAACAGCAGCCGGGTCCTGCCATCGGCCCTCGGGCGGGGAGTGGCTGCCGCCGTCAGCGCGGAGCTCGACCAGAGCCACCTGAACCAGGCCATCGCGGCTCTTCGCAAGATCCCGGAAGTCCTCGAATGCCACGCCCCCGCCGGCGACACCGACCTCATCATCCGGGTGGTGGCCAGGAGCCCCGACGATCTCTACCGGGTGTCCGAGGAAATCCGTTTGTGCCCCGGTATTGTCCGGACCTCCACCAGCATGTTCCTCCGGGAAGTCATTCCCTACAGGACCACCGGGCTGCTCAGCGAGTAG
- a CDS encoding LysE family translocator, with translation MNPQLFFAFIIVAVTLACTPGVDWAYSISAGLRQRSFVPAVAGLCSGYVIHTLLMAAGLAALLAGVPGLLGSLTIAGAAYLLWLGIGTIRSWRGASFSAEDGVVHSGNQLRTFFQGMGTSGINPKGLLFFVALVPQFVSPEAALPVPVQSGLLGLTFVVLAGLVYTAVALTSRKLLASRPGAARAVTLTSGIIMIGLGTVLLSEQILPLLLHV, from the coding sequence GTGAATCCGCAACTGTTCTTCGCCTTCATCATCGTGGCAGTCACCTTGGCCTGCACGCCCGGCGTCGACTGGGCGTACTCGATTTCGGCGGGGCTGCGCCAACGCAGTTTCGTGCCCGCAGTTGCCGGCCTCTGCAGCGGTTACGTCATCCACACCCTCCTGATGGCGGCTGGACTGGCCGCACTCCTCGCCGGAGTCCCCGGGCTTCTGGGTTCGCTGACAATCGCCGGTGCGGCCTACCTGCTGTGGCTCGGCATCGGCACCATCCGCTCGTGGCGAGGTGCGAGCTTCAGTGCGGAAGACGGCGTCGTGCATTCCGGAAACCAGCTCCGCACGTTCTTCCAGGGCATGGGCACCAGCGGCATCAACCCCAAAGGGCTGCTGTTCTTCGTCGCCCTGGTGCCCCAATTCGTCAGTCCCGAGGCCGCACTGCCTGTCCCGGTCCAGTCCGGCCTGTTGGGACTGACTTTCGTGGTCCTTGCCGGCCTGGTCTACACCGCTGTTGCCCTGACATCGAGGAAGCTGCTCGCGTCCCGGCCGGGTGCCGCGCGGGCCGTGACGCTGACCAGCGGGATCATCATGATCGGGTTGGGAACTGTGCTGTTGTCGGAGCAGATCCTGCCGCTGCTGCTGCACGTTTAA